The proteins below come from a single Melitaea cinxia chromosome 9, ilMelCinx1.1, whole genome shotgun sequence genomic window:
- the LOC123656626 gene encoding piggyBac transposable element-derived protein 4-like — protein MSKLTDSDILRALLDETNEFESQNENFEEESENDSDHLSIQSDTNSEFEAELPCSESGSDDDIPLSELRQNRTSYYTGKDGVTKWQKEQYRSNIRSRTENIITHLPGVKTVARNKMSPLQCFELFITDEMIDVIVNCTNEKIRMQTISDHEKLETTKEEMKALFGLLFISGLVRSGRQSTIDLWSTDGTGMDIFRDTMSRNRFGFLLNNLRFDSTATRSERIQTDRLAPIRNIFVLFIKKCQDAYIPHENLTIDEELVAFRGRCSFRQYIPSKPAKYGIKIYSLVDSKTFYTLNMEIYCGKQPENSPFAVSNKPYDLVDRLVQCVSRSSRNVTMDNFFTSYETTENLLKNHKLTVVGTLRANKTCIPPVFKKNREVNSSMFGFQKDITIVSYVPRPRKMVYLMSSLHHDKEIDSATGNKQKPAVITFYNHTKSGVDMVDKLSRTYDVSRNSKRWPLTIFFALLNHAGINGMIIHMFNNGIEKNKTNLRGKFIRELGISLVKEHLNTRRQNQKLPKDLRTRISRYFGNPSENLSEPPAKKPNTMQRCSKCPRKKDRKTKYSCKKCYTPICMEHADFFCQECGNFDTNDLN, from the coding sequence atgtCTAAATTGACAGACTCAGATATATTAAGAGCACTTTTAGATGAAACAAATGAGTTTGAGTCACAAAATGAGAATTTTGAGGAAGAATCTGAAAATGACTCCGATCATTTGAGCATCCAAAGTGATACAAATAGCGAATTTGAAGCTGAGTTGCCTTGTTCAGAGTCGGGCAGTGATGACGATATACCACTTTCGGAACTACGCCAAAATAGAACTTCATATTATACAGGTAAAGATGGAGTTACAAAATGGCAAAAAGAGCAATACAGAAGTAATATTCGGAGTAGAactgaaaatattataactCATTTACCCGGTGTGAAAACGGTTGCTAGAAACAAGATGTCACCTCTTCAGTGTTTTGAGTTGTTTATCACTGACGAAATGATTGACGTGATTGTGAATTGTACGAATGAAAAAATACGCATGCAAACTATTAGTGATCATGAAAAACTTGAAACCACAAAGGAGGAGATGAAAGCTCTTTTCGGGTTACTCTTTATATCAGGTTTAGTACGTTCTGGTCGTCAAAGTACAATAGATTTATGGTCCACTGATGGCACTGGGATGGACATTTTTCGCGATACAATGAGTCGAAATAGATTTGGTTTTTTATTGAACAACCTAAGATTTGATAGTACAGCCACAAGAAGTGAGAGAATTCAGACAGATCGATTAGCTccaataagaaatatttttgtactttttataaaaaaatgtcaagatgCTTATATTCCGCATGAAAATCTCACAATAGATGAAGAACTGGTTGCTTTTAGGGGAAGATGTTCTTTCCGTCAATATATACCTTCAAAACCTGCTAAATatggtataaaaatttattctttggTTGACAGCAAGACATTTTATACTTTGAACATGGAAATATATTGCGGAAAACAGCCTGAAAATAGTCCTTTTGCTGTAAGTAACAAGCCTTATGATCTGGTGGATCGATTGGTACAATGCGTATCACGATCATCCCGGAATGTTACCATGGATAACTTTTTTACCAGTTATGAAACTAcagaaaatttactaaaaaatcaTAAGCTTACGGTAGTTGGAACTTTACGCGCTAATAAAACTTGTATTCCGCCAGTTTTCAAGAAAAATCGTGAAGTAAATTCATCAATGTTCGGATTTCAAAAAGATATTACCATAGTATCTTACGTTCCAAGGCCACGTAAAATGGTATATCTGATGTCTTCATTACATCATGACAAAGAAATTGATTCTGCAACtggaaacaaacaaaaacctGCTGTGATAACGTTTTATAATCACACCAAAAGCGGTGTTGATATGGTTGACAAGTTAAGTAGAACTTATGATGTATCACGGAATTCTAAACGTTGGCCACTGACGATATTTTTTGCTTTACTCAACCATGCCGGAATAAATGGTATGATTATACATATGTTCAACAACGGAatagagaaaaataaaacaaatttaagagGAAAGTTCATTCGTGAATTAGGCATTTCTTTAGTAAAAGAACACTTGAATACAAGAAGACAAAATCAAAAACTTCCAAAAGACCTGCGTACCAGAATATCTAGATATTTTGGGAATCCATCTGAAAATTTATCAGAGCCTCCTGCAAAAAAGCCCAATACGATGCAGAGGTGTTCAAAATGTCCTCGAAAAAAAGATAGAAAAACCAAATACTcgtgtaaaaaatgttacacgCCAATATGTATGGAGCATgctgattttttttgtcaagaGTGCGGCAATTTTGATACCAAtgatctcaattaa